In one Flammeovirga yaeyamensis genomic region, the following are encoded:
- the nfsB gene encoding oxygen-insensitive NAD(P)H nitroreductase, whose translation MNLKEVMNWRYSTKEFDPTKKISDEDFEQIKNLLRMCASSTNIQPWHFIIAGSEEGKKRIAKGTQGFFAFNEPKVLNASHVVLFCSRTTADEDYMLHILDKEDKDGRFAQQEFKDQMHGGRNVFADIHKYDLKDLQHWMDKQVYLNIGNLLLGAAVMGIDAVPMEGLDMKAMDEEFGLREKGFTSLCLVSLGYRAEGDFNAKLPKSRLSSDEIFKLI comes from the coding sequence ATGAACTTAAAAGAAGTAATGAATTGGCGTTACTCTACAAAGGAGTTTGACCCAACAAAAAAAATCTCTGATGAAGATTTTGAACAAATCAAAAACTTACTTCGAATGTGTGCTTCAAGTACCAATATTCAACCATGGCACTTCATTATTGCAGGCTCTGAAGAAGGTAAAAAACGAATCGCAAAAGGTACACAAGGATTCTTTGCCTTTAATGAACCAAAAGTTTTAAATGCCTCACATGTAGTTTTATTTTGCTCAAGAACAACTGCAGATGAAGACTATATGTTACATATATTGGATAAAGAAGACAAAGACGGTCGCTTCGCACAACAAGAATTTAAAGATCAAATGCATGGTGGTCGTAACGTATTTGCAGATATCCATAAATACGACCTTAAAGATCTCCAGCATTGGATGGACAAACAAGTCTACCTAAACATAGGTAACCTACTACTCGGTGCCGCAGTCATGGGAATTGACGCTGTACCAATGGAAGGCCTCGACATGAAAGCAATGGATGAAGAATTTGGACTCAGAGAAAAAGGTTTTACTTCTTTATGTCTCGTATCTCTTGGATATAGAGCTGAGGGAGATTTTAATGCGAAATTGCCGAAGTCGAGACTATCTAGTGACGAGATTTTTAAATTGATATAA